The Spirosoma foliorum genome has a window encoding:
- a CDS encoding DUF4494 domain-containing protein — MPNWFLGKIRYQQPIDDSNVGSRNEEFIKQKTVTEAYLVDAVSYTEAEGRLYQEIAANTPDFEITNISRMKLADVFYNEDGGEVWFKVKAMFITDDEKTGKQKKTPSVMLVNAVTPKEAYERVEISLKTALDPFEITDVNTTKILEVFPYNEEEQRNLRPLSEVIKPEPETV, encoded by the coding sequence ATGCCCAACTGGTTTCTCGGAAAAATCCGCTATCAGCAACCCATTGACGACTCGAATGTCGGCAGCCGGAATGAAGAATTTATCAAGCAAAAAACCGTGACCGAAGCTTATCTGGTGGATGCCGTCAGCTATACCGAAGCTGAAGGACGGCTTTACCAGGAGATAGCTGCCAACACGCCCGATTTTGAGATTACCAATATCTCACGCATGAAATTGGCCGATGTCTTTTATAATGAAGATGGGGGCGAGGTGTGGTTTAAAGTGAAAGCTATGTTTATCACGGATGACGAAAAGACGGGTAAACAGAAAAAAACACCGAGTGTAATGCTGGTTAATGCCGTGACGCCTAAAGAGGCTTACGAGCGGGTAGAAATAAGCCTGAAAACGGCCCTCGATCCATTTGAGATTACGGACGTTAATACAACCAAAATCCTGGAAGTTTTCCCATATAACGAAGAGGAGCAGCGCAATCTTCGCCCACTGAGTGAGGTGATAAAGCCTGAACCAGAGACGGTTTAA
- a CDS encoding TonB-dependent receptor has protein sequence MKYFCLWIVVLTIGPWLTQSGIVQAAPRQLFAADSTQPTSIRGRVSELVNAKQVPLVGATVQWANTSVGTLTDDTGHFQLPFQTTANRLIVSYVGYQSDTITVTSPTTEVAVTLRSTRTLQEVTVSGAPGQIDRINPIQTEFINQRTLAKAACCNLSESFETNASVSVSYSDAVTGAKQIQFLGLGGQYVQTNVENIPTVRGLATTFGLNYIPGTWITSIDVGKGAGSVVNGYESMSGQMNVELQKPDDANKLFLNAYANSFGRFEGNINWSKVLSTKKSEPEYLWPGLTQKPIAPTAKWSVGILGHASTLRTEIDQNNDGFRDLPLYRQLNLINRYKYNSDRFMAQFGVKALYEDRDGGQLSRFGDNRYKFGNTTKRLEFFSKTAILYPNKPYQGLGLIINGVHHDQTAVIGFRPYTGQQRTIYANLIYQNIIGNTNHAYKAGLSYLLDDYREELGSLITKRTESVPGIFAEYTYTYPEKLTLVLGGRFDYHNLFGPQWTPRAHLKYNVNRDLTVRVSGGRGFRVANPISENMGFLVSSRAVFMYENQTAGPYVNWQLGPRKPEVSWNYGISLTQDFTLLGKKASLVLDYYRTDFQNQLVVNVENSSRIYFYNLNDEYHHGRSFANSFQAELNVQPARRFDVKLAYRLFDTRQSTAMPAGDTLLLPRMMVARERVLLNVAYALPFDKWKFDATLQWNGPRRIHYLREGYVHPSNENVPTDYSPSFANLNAQLSRAFRSGLEFYVGGENLTGFRQLNPIFDASNPYGPDFDAAGRAWGPVTGRMIYVGFRFKPVN, from the coding sequence ATGAAATACTTCTGTTTATGGATTGTGGTGCTGACGATTGGTCCGTGGCTTACTCAGTCAGGCATCGTTCAGGCTGCACCCCGCCAACTATTTGCCGCCGATTCTACCCAACCAACCTCTATTCGCGGACGGGTAAGCGAATTGGTCAATGCAAAGCAAGTGCCGCTTGTAGGCGCAACAGTACAATGGGCTAATACGTCGGTAGGGACGCTGACAGATGATACAGGCCATTTCCAATTGCCATTTCAAACAACTGCCAATCGGCTGATTGTGAGTTACGTGGGCTATCAATCTGATACCATTACAGTGACCAGCCCAACTACCGAAGTGGCTGTGACGTTACGCAGCACCCGAACGTTACAGGAAGTGACGGTATCGGGCGCTCCAGGCCAGATTGATCGAATCAACCCAATCCAAACCGAATTTATCAACCAGCGAACGCTCGCCAAAGCGGCTTGCTGCAACCTCTCCGAAAGCTTCGAAACCAATGCGTCGGTGAGTGTGTCGTATAGCGATGCCGTTACGGGCGCTAAGCAGATTCAGTTTCTGGGTCTTGGAGGCCAATATGTGCAGACGAATGTCGAGAATATCCCGACGGTGCGTGGATTAGCCACGACGTTTGGCTTAAACTATATTCCAGGTACCTGGATCACGAGCATCGATGTCGGTAAAGGCGCGGGTTCGGTTGTCAATGGTTATGAATCGATGAGTGGCCAGATGAATGTTGAGCTACAAAAGCCGGACGATGCCAATAAGCTGTTTCTGAACGCTTATGCAAACAGTTTTGGGCGTTTTGAAGGGAACATCAACTGGTCGAAAGTATTGTCCACAAAAAAAAGTGAACCTGAGTATCTATGGCCTGGGCTTACACAAAAACCGATTGCACCAACGGCTAAATGGAGTGTCGGTATTTTGGGACATGCCAGTACACTACGCACAGAAATTGACCAGAACAACGATGGCTTTCGCGATTTGCCGCTTTACAGGCAGCTTAATCTCATTAATCGATACAAATACAATAGTGATCGGTTTATGGCGCAATTTGGGGTAAAAGCGCTTTATGAAGATCGTGATGGAGGGCAATTATCGCGCTTCGGCGACAATCGGTATAAGTTTGGGAATACCACAAAACGGCTGGAATTCTTCTCAAAAACGGCCATTCTTTATCCAAATAAGCCTTATCAAGGGTTAGGCTTAATTATTAACGGAGTTCATCACGATCAAACAGCCGTTATTGGATTCCGACCCTATACTGGCCAGCAACGCACCATCTACGCCAACCTGATTTATCAGAATATCATCGGCAATACAAATCATGCCTATAAAGCTGGATTGAGCTATCTGCTAGATGATTACAGGGAAGAATTAGGGTCTTTAATTACTAAGCGAACGGAATCGGTGCCGGGTATATTTGCCGAATACACGTACACATACCCCGAAAAACTGACGCTGGTATTAGGTGGACGTTTCGATTACCACAATTTGTTCGGCCCTCAATGGACTCCTCGGGCGCACCTTAAATACAACGTCAATCGGGACCTTACCGTACGTGTTTCGGGCGGACGGGGTTTTCGGGTAGCTAACCCAATCAGCGAAAATATGGGTTTTCTGGTCAGTTCACGGGCTGTGTTTATGTATGAAAATCAGACTGCCGGACCCTACGTCAACTGGCAGTTGGGGCCACGTAAGCCCGAAGTCAGTTGGAATTACGGTATAAGCCTAACGCAAGATTTTACTTTGCTGGGCAAAAAAGCATCGTTAGTACTTGATTATTATCGGACTGATTTTCAGAACCAGTTAGTAGTTAATGTCGAGAATTCGTCGCGCATCTATTTCTATAATCTGAATGACGAATACCATCATGGCCGCTCGTTTGCCAATAGCTTCCAGGCTGAGTTGAACGTGCAACCCGCCCGCCGATTCGATGTGAAACTGGCCTATCGGCTTTTTGATACGCGACAAAGCACTGCCATGCCTGCGGGGGATACGTTATTATTGCCCAGAATGATGGTAGCTCGTGAGCGAGTATTGCTGAATGTAGCATATGCGTTGCCTTTCGATAAGTGGAAATTTGATGCCACCTTGCAGTGGAATGGCCCCCGCCGTATTCACTACCTGCGCGAAGGCTACGTTCACCCTAGTAATGAAAATGTGCCAACTGATTATTCACCGAGTTTCGCCAACCTGAACGCACAGCTGAGCCGGGCATTCAGGAGTGGCTTGGAATTCTATGTGGGTGGTGAAAACCTGACGGGGTTTCGGCAATTGAATCCTATTTTCGATGCCAGTAATCCGTACGGACCCGATTTTGATGCCGCGGGCCGGGCGTGGGGGCCGGTAACCGGGCGTATGATTTATGTCGGATTTCGATTTAAACCCGTAAACTAA
- a CDS encoding AraC family transcriptional regulator, whose product MTLTIRNMVCDRCKRVVREELEKLGLTLGRVELGEVDVTDDSSTIDLATIRQVMQANGFDLVDDKKQALVEQMKILLINEIQHLKGERLPTENYSTFLERKIGYEYSHLSNLFSASEGHTLEKYIIALKIEKVKEWLRYDELTLSEIAWRLSYSSVQHLSTQFRQVTGQTPGQFRKATQVNRRNLDTLFMNESGEGKG is encoded by the coding sequence ATGACACTGACCATCCGAAATATGGTGTGCGACCGGTGCAAGCGGGTTGTACGCGAGGAGCTAGAAAAGCTTGGCTTAACGCTTGGTCGGGTTGAACTGGGTGAGGTGGATGTAACGGATGACTCGTCGACGATTGACCTCGCTACGATTCGACAAGTCATGCAAGCCAACGGCTTCGACTTAGTGGATGACAAGAAGCAGGCTTTGGTTGAGCAGATGAAAATTCTGTTAATTAATGAAATCCAGCATCTGAAGGGGGAACGACTGCCAACCGAAAACTATTCTACCTTTTTAGAGCGTAAAATCGGGTATGAGTACTCGCATTTGAGTAACTTGTTTTCGGCAAGCGAAGGGCATACCCTCGAGAAATATATTATCGCGCTTAAAATTGAGAAAGTAAAAGAGTGGTTGCGCTATGATGAGCTGACCCTGAGTGAAATAGCCTGGCGATTGAGTTATAGTAGTGTTCAGCACCTATCGACCCAATTTCGGCAAGTGACGGGCCAAACACCTGGTCAGTTTCGGAAGGCGACTCAGGTAAATCGGCGGAATTTGGATACATTGTTCATGAACGAATCGGGTGAGGGAAAAGGATAA
- a CDS encoding DUF1501 domain-containing protein: MKRRDFLAAASASVLPVMLDGFGLKAMSRQSALVQSLLATTALASDRVLVIVYLNGGNDGLNTVIPLDQYSLYNGLRSNIAIPQNAVLGLDGNLATGLHPAMTGMRDLYNDGKLSIIHSVSYPNPDQSHYRATDIWMTAVDSTVTSNSGWAGRYLENRFPGYPVGYPNAQMEDPLAIQIGYLTSTALLGSQQSMGIALSDPNSFYQLVGSASATSPTDLPCCDAGDLIAFIRKQQALSVGYASEIKAAADAGQNLTTYPDNGLNSLADQLKIVARLIHGGLKTKIYFVSLGGFDTHSGQVDASDTTAGSHAALLGKLSAAIATFQQDLKLQGTEDKVIGMTFSEFGRRANSNNSKGTDHGIAAPMFVFGSNVKHRTIGQNPDLANLTGQVGSKDVNMQIDFRRVYTDILNDWFGTQRTTTNTLLFHEFPTVSLFSNTVETVATGNWKDPNVWTVGRVPFANEYVKVNAGHTLTVDKTISVKNIRLEGKLLFTGPYSIQMTG; this comes from the coding sequence ATGAAACGTAGAGATTTTTTAGCGGCAGCTTCGGCGAGTGTCTTGCCGGTGATGCTCGATGGATTTGGACTGAAAGCCATGTCACGTCAGTCGGCACTGGTTCAATCGCTGCTGGCGACAACGGCGCTTGCCAGCGATCGGGTGCTGGTCATTGTCTACTTGAACGGGGGCAATGATGGGCTCAATACCGTGATTCCACTTGACCAGTATTCGCTATACAATGGCCTTCGAAGCAACATTGCGATTCCACAGAATGCTGTTCTTGGTTTAGATGGGAATCTGGCAACGGGGCTTCATCCCGCCATGACGGGAATGCGGGATTTATATAATGATGGCAAGCTCTCTATTATCCATTCGGTTTCGTACCCCAACCCCGATCAGTCTCATTACCGGGCTACCGACATATGGATGACTGCCGTTGACTCCACTGTAACCTCAAATTCGGGTTGGGCTGGACGTTACCTCGAAAACCGATTTCCGGGTTATCCTGTAGGCTATCCGAATGCGCAAATGGAAGATCCGCTGGCCATTCAGATCGGTTACCTAACCTCAACGGCTTTATTGGGTAGTCAGCAGTCGATGGGTATTGCGCTCAGTGATCCGAATAGTTTTTATCAATTGGTCGGCTCGGCCAGCGCCACTTCGCCAACCGATCTTCCCTGCTGCGATGCGGGCGATCTGATTGCCTTTATCCGAAAACAGCAGGCTTTGTCGGTGGGGTATGCCTCTGAAATAAAGGCGGCTGCCGATGCGGGACAAAATCTGACAACGTACCCCGACAACGGCCTGAATTCTCTGGCTGATCAGTTAAAGATTGTGGCCCGATTGATTCATGGAGGACTGAAAACGAAGATTTATTTTGTATCACTAGGTGGCTTTGATACCCATTCGGGGCAGGTGGATGCCAGTGATACAACGGCTGGTAGTCATGCGGCACTCCTTGGTAAATTGTCTGCCGCGATTGCTACTTTTCAACAAGATTTGAAATTGCAGGGTACGGAGGATAAAGTAATTGGAATGACGTTTTCAGAGTTTGGTCGACGGGCTAATTCTAATAATTCGAAAGGTACTGATCACGGAATAGCAGCTCCCATGTTTGTTTTCGGTAGTAATGTAAAACATCGGACAATTGGACAAAATCCCGATCTGGCGAACCTAACGGGGCAAGTGGGTAGCAAGGATGTGAACATGCAAATCGATTTTCGGCGCGTTTACACCGATATTCTTAACGATTGGTTCGGAACGCAGCGTACCACAACGAATACATTGCTCTTTCATGAGTTTCCTACCGTTTCGTTGTTTTCCAATACGGTTGAAACCGTTGCAACCGGAAACTGGAAAGATCCGAATGTATGGACTGTGGGGCGAGTACCGTTTGCCAATGAGTATGTGAAAGTCAATGCTGGTCATACGCTGACGGTCGACAAAACAATCTCGGTTAAAAACATTCGACTCGAAGGTAAACTGCTCTTTACAGGCCCTTATTCAATTCAGATGACTGGCTAG
- a CDS encoding DUF1800 domain-containing protein has product MPYLDQYTTVLTAKTAAHLLRRVTFGPTQAEITSFTGLTAAQAVQQLISNANYSPSPPIDLDNTQPTAGQTYLDKPFNGDRNFDFGHYLRYWWLGLMTSQTSPPSLLDKLTLFWQNHFVTTRDVVDDYRFVNQYLLVLRNNALGNFRTLVTKISKEPAMLRYLNGNENEVGKPNENYARELQELFTVGAVDFAGNKNYTEDDVKAAARVLTGWQYTNYWKVGSTSFATTFTLAKHDSTNKTFSAKYNNTVISGRSANPSATVTAGDAELDDLVTMLLKHPQTPRFICRKLYRWYVNPNVTQAIEDNVIIPLAQFLSSSSNNYAIQPVIVKLLTSQIFFDNANRGAMIKSPADLAVGAMRFFNQPVPDMKTDYAAFKKYFDFMFWQMRDMQMALVDQPSVFGYEPYYQTGYSKIWLNTTTIALRSNYTDAYIWRWLEVKPGYNMGIDLVAWVTSLQPNFADVTGTAAISCADIQAAFAKNLFATDLFQTQIDFLIDTIMMQGIPRSSWTFEWNAYRAAPTNTNKKNGVLWRLQNLMKYMLRMAEYQLC; this is encoded by the coding sequence ACAACAGTACTTACGGCTAAGACAGCCGCTCATTTGCTTCGGCGCGTCACCTTTGGGCCCACGCAGGCCGAAATTACCAGCTTCACAGGCCTAACGGCTGCGCAGGCAGTGCAGCAACTGATCAGCAACGCGAACTACTCACCGTCGCCACCGATTGATCTGGACAATACACAACCAACAGCCGGGCAAACCTATCTCGACAAACCGTTTAACGGGGATCGGAATTTCGATTTTGGGCACTATCTACGTTACTGGTGGCTGGGACTGATGACTTCCCAAACTAGTCCACCGAGTTTGCTTGATAAACTGACTCTTTTCTGGCAGAACCATTTCGTTACTACCCGCGACGTAGTTGATGATTACCGGTTTGTGAATCAGTATTTGCTTGTACTGCGAAACAACGCCCTGGGTAATTTTCGCACCCTTGTTACCAAAATCAGTAAAGAGCCTGCCATGTTGCGGTATTTGAACGGCAATGAAAATGAGGTAGGTAAACCCAATGAAAACTACGCTCGTGAACTTCAGGAGTTGTTTACCGTGGGCGCAGTCGATTTTGCGGGGAATAAAAACTATACGGAAGACGATGTAAAAGCAGCAGCCCGTGTGCTGACCGGCTGGCAATATACTAACTACTGGAAGGTTGGTTCAACCAGTTTTGCCACAACGTTTACGCTGGCCAAACACGATTCGACGAATAAAACCTTTTCAGCGAAGTACAACAATACAGTCATCTCAGGACGCTCCGCTAACCCATCAGCGACAGTGACAGCTGGTGATGCTGAGTTAGATGATTTGGTAACGATGTTGCTGAAACATCCGCAAACGCCCCGGTTTATTTGTCGAAAACTCTATCGCTGGTATGTTAACCCCAACGTTACTCAAGCAATTGAAGATAACGTAATTATACCATTGGCTCAATTTTTGTCAAGTTCAAGTAACAACTATGCTATTCAGCCAGTGATTGTCAAATTGTTGACGAGTCAGATTTTTTTCGATAACGCCAATCGGGGAGCGATGATCAAATCTCCTGCCGATCTGGCAGTTGGGGCAATGCGTTTTTTTAATCAACCAGTGCCCGACATGAAGACCGATTACGCAGCCTTTAAAAAGTACTTCGATTTCATGTTCTGGCAAATGCGCGATATGCAAATGGCACTTGTCGATCAACCTTCTGTATTCGGGTATGAGCCGTATTACCAGACTGGCTATTCAAAAATCTGGCTGAACACAACTACGATTGCACTCCGAAGTAATTACACCGATGCCTATATCTGGCGCTGGCTCGAGGTGAAGCCAGGTTATAATATGGGTATTGATTTGGTGGCTTGGGTAACATCTCTACAGCCAAATTTTGCCGACGTCACTGGAACCGCTGCCATTTCTTGCGCAGATATACAGGCGGCTTTTGCCAAAAATCTGTTTGCTACAGACTTGTTCCAGACGCAAATCGATTTTCTGATTGACACGATCATGATGCAGGGTATTCCTCGTTCATCCTGGACGTTTGAATGGAACGCGTACCGTGCTGCACCGACGAATACAAACAAAAAGAATGGGGTGTTGTGGCGGTTACAGAACCTGATGAAATACATGCTCCGCATGGCTGAGTATCAACTTTGCTGA
- a CDS encoding crotonase/enoyl-CoA hydratase family protein codes for MEQTYQSLSFTQTDGVMTVSLLGPGKGNAMGPEFWAELPKAMDEINQKSDIRCIVFRGSGDHYSYGLNIPQMMPLLGKMTTGTVLAQQRVELMAQIRQMQSGFQKMYESPKPVIAAVHGWCIGGGLNMISAADIRLCSRDAKFSLREAKLAITPDIGGLQFLPNIIGQGFTREMAFTGADYDAAFAEHTGLVNHVYDTPDALFAAAATLAQQIADNPATAVQGAKQVLNYSQNKSIEDGLQYVAVWNSSQLQSSDFSEAMQATIEKRKAEFNKKSNRGY; via the coding sequence ATGGAACAGACATATCAATCTTTATCCTTCACGCAGACCGATGGCGTGATGACCGTTTCGCTGTTGGGGCCTGGCAAGGGCAACGCGATGGGACCAGAATTTTGGGCAGAACTTCCCAAGGCAATGGACGAAATCAACCAAAAGTCCGACATTCGTTGTATCGTGTTTCGGGGCAGTGGTGACCATTACAGTTATGGTCTCAACATTCCACAGATGATGCCTCTTCTGGGAAAAATGACCACTGGAACCGTGTTGGCTCAGCAACGCGTGGAGCTGATGGCGCAAATTCGGCAGATGCAGTCGGGGTTTCAGAAAATGTATGAATCACCTAAACCAGTGATTGCCGCGGTGCATGGTTGGTGTATTGGGGGAGGGCTGAATATGATTTCGGCCGCCGACATCCGACTCTGTTCCCGTGATGCCAAATTCAGTTTACGCGAAGCCAAACTGGCCATAACGCCCGATATCGGCGGATTGCAATTTCTTCCTAACATTATTGGTCAGGGATTTACCCGCGAAATGGCCTTTACTGGCGCCGATTACGATGCTGCTTTTGCTGAGCATACGGGCTTAGTTAATCACGTATATGATACGCCTGACGCTTTATTTGCGGCCGCGGCCACACTTGCCCAGCAGATCGCCGATAACCCAGCCACAGCCGTACAAGGTGCCAAACAAGTACTGAACTACAGCCAGAACAAATCCATCGAAGATGGCCTGCAATACGTAGCGGTCTGGAATTCGAGTCAGTTGCAATCCTCAGATTTCTCCGAAGCCATGCAGGCCACCATCGAGAAACGTAAAGCGGAGTTTAATAAGAAATCAAATCGAGGTTATTAA
- a CDS encoding HYC_CC_PP family protein: MKRTLFKYFNLLMACVVLLSSTGFGLVEHSCQMRGKKKTMVVAFSDAKTQTGCATDKGAMPDEQTLVKKTQCCQDNQQYENVDISSSLSQLVAKFVKTITETIAAGVVSVLTWFFEWIFAGKSSSVSAFPSPPSLSGRDILTLVRSLLL; this comes from the coding sequence ATGAAACGCACCCTGTTCAAATACTTCAACCTACTAATGGCCTGCGTCGTGCTGCTGAGCAGTACTGGCTTTGGGTTGGTGGAGCATTCGTGCCAGATGCGTGGTAAGAAAAAAACGATGGTTGTCGCGTTCAGCGATGCCAAAACGCAAACAGGTTGTGCTACCGACAAAGGAGCTATGCCTGACGAGCAAACACTTGTTAAAAAGACACAATGCTGTCAGGATAATCAGCAGTACGAGAATGTCGATATTTCGTCATCGCTGAGTCAACTGGTAGCCAAGTTTGTTAAAACCATCACCGAAACGATTGCCGCAGGTGTCGTTAGTGTACTGACTTGGTTTTTTGAGTGGATTTTTGCCGGGAAATCGTCATCTGTTTCGGCTTTCCCATCTCCTCCTTCGCTTTCCGGGCGTGATATTCTGACGCTCGTTCGTAGTCTCCTCCTTTGA
- a CDS encoding SDR family oxidoreductase has protein sequence MTTGMLRDDALKGKTIIVTGGGTGLGKSVSRYLLQLGANVTICSRRQAVIDATASELMEETGGVVLAVPCDVRNTAEIENVMAKTIEKFGRIDGLLNNSAGNFISPTERLSYKAFDTIVDIVLRGTYYFTLAVGKYWIENKIPGTVLNISTTYATTGSGYVVPSAVAKGGALIMMKSLAAEWGKYGIRLNAIAPGPFPTKGAWDRLFPEPLASMMDPTSRIPLHRVGEHGELANLAAFLLSDYSGYITGESITIDGGEVLMAGEFSHLEKVTSEQWDMIEQTIKQANRASKKE, from the coding sequence ATGACCACAGGCATGCTGCGCGACGACGCGCTGAAAGGGAAAACTATTATTGTTACCGGCGGAGGTACGGGTTTGGGTAAATCGGTCAGTCGGTATTTACTCCAGCTTGGAGCCAACGTCACAATTTGCAGTCGCCGACAAGCGGTAATTGATGCCACCGCGAGTGAATTAATGGAGGAAACAGGAGGTGTCGTTCTTGCCGTGCCCTGCGACGTTCGTAATACGGCTGAGATCGAAAACGTCATGGCCAAAACCATTGAAAAGTTTGGCCGTATTGATGGCTTGCTGAATAATTCTGCCGGAAACTTCATTAGCCCCACTGAGCGACTGTCGTACAAAGCGTTTGATACGATTGTCGATATTGTTCTGCGCGGAACCTACTATTTCACACTGGCGGTAGGAAAGTATTGGATCGAGAACAAAATTCCGGGTACCGTCCTGAACATTTCAACTACGTATGCTACTACGGGTTCGGGCTATGTAGTCCCGTCGGCTGTAGCCAAAGGTGGGGCCTTGATTATGATGAAGTCGCTGGCCGCCGAATGGGGGAAATATGGTATTCGACTCAATGCCATTGCACCCGGTCCTTTCCCAACTAAAGGTGCCTGGGATCGGTTGTTTCCCGAACCGCTGGCCAGCATGATGGACCCGACGAGCCGTATCCCTTTACATCGTGTTGGCGAACATGGCGAACTGGCCAATCTGGCGGCATTCCTACTGTCCGATTATTCCGGTTACATCACTGGCGAAAGTATTACGATTGATGGGGGCGAGGTGCTCATGGCAGGTGAGTTTAGTCATCTGGAAAAAGTCACTTCTGAGCAGTGGGATATGATCGAACAAACCATCAAACAAGCCAACCGGGCGAGTAAAAAAGAATGA